In Helicobacter anatolicus, a single genomic region encodes these proteins:
- a CDS encoding metal ABC transporter permease — MLDFFATYPFLWNAFVASFLVSICAGIIGTIVVSSKSVFLTGGVAHGAFGGVGLALFFGINTTIGASVAAVLMALFVAFASLRYKNFLDSYVAALWSLGMAIGILCIDVSQGYGRDISSYLFGSILAVSTQDLYQIAIFNFVLILFIVVFYNEILSVFYDSEFCKLKEINTGFFQIIVFVFIALGIVMSMSVAGLILVVSILSIPAYIANLFTSSLKQQMFLSWFLSLIFMWSGFFMAFSMDLSVGACVVVVSVLCMILALCFKVFLRRMIWKKD, encoded by the coding sequence ATGCTTGATTTTTTTGCGACCTACCCATTTTTATGGAATGCTTTTGTCGCATCATTTTTGGTAAGTATTTGTGCGGGGATTATAGGAACTATTGTTGTATCTAGCAAGAGTGTTTTTTTGACAGGTGGGGTTGCGCATGGTGCTTTTGGTGGCGTGGGATTAGCATTATTTTTTGGAATTAACACAACAATTGGTGCAAGTGTCGCAGCAGTTTTGATGGCATTGTTTGTGGCTTTTGCTTCGTTAAGATATAAAAATTTTTTAGATAGTTATGTAGCTGCATTGTGGTCATTGGGAATGGCGATTGGTATTTTATGTATTGATGTTTCTCAAGGGTATGGCAGGGATATTTCAAGCTATTTGTTTGGATCGATTTTGGCGGTGAGTACGCAGGATTTATATCAAATTGCTATTTTTAATTTTGTGTTAATTTTATTTATAGTAGTTTTTTACAACGAAATTTTAAGTGTTTTTTATGATAGTGAATTTTGTAAGCTTAAGGAAATAAATACAGGATTTTTTCAAATTATTGTGTTTGTATTTATTGCGTTGGGGATTGTAATGAGTATGAGTGTTGCAGGTTTGATTTTAGTGGTTTCGATTCTTTCAATCCCTGCATATATTGCAAATTTATTTACTTCTTCTTTGAAACAACAAATGTTTCTTTCTTGGTTTTTGTCTTTAATTTTTATGTGGTCTGGATTTTTTATGGCTTTTAGCATGGATTTGAGTGTAGGTGCTTGTGTTGTGGTAGTTTCGGTGTTATGTATGATTTTGGCACTTTGTTTTAAGGTATTTTTAAGAAGGATGATATGGAAAAAAGATTAG
- the gpmI gene encoding 2,3-bisphosphoglycerate-independent phosphoglycerate mutase — MSQKTILIITDGIGHNPDHNYNAFANAKKPTYDWLFENIPHSLIHTYGEHVGLPDGQMGNSEVGHMSLGSGQIIYQDLVKINRSIQENTLKDNKILQNFLQKNKRIHLCGLLSNGGVHSHIEHFIALLKIAQSYQKQIFLHLIGDGRDVLPQTLKTFIKQILPFCNQNTTIATLSGRFYAMDRDKRWERINQAYQAIANGKNSTKLPILDYIEQSYHQEIYDEFIIPASFHDYTGFKDGDGFLFSNFRSDRAREIIEAIDKKAPIDSLNPAKIDIVTMTEYDKNFTYPILFSKENIANCLAKIIAEHQLTQAHVAETEKYAHVTFFFNGGIEEPFMGETRALIASPKVKTYDLQPEMSAKEVGDAVLNFIKQKVDFIVVNFANGDMVGHTGNYEASIKAVEAVDKELGRIFKEAKDKDYAIILTSDHGNCEKMQDSNGKILTNHTVGDVWCFVFAEGIKTLQNGNLSNIAPSVLKIMGLPIPKEMHSPLF; from the coding sequence ATGTCTCAAAAAACTATTTTAATTATTACAGATGGTATTGGACACAATCCCGACCATAACTACAATGCCTTTGCAAATGCCAAAAAACCCACTTATGATTGGTTGTTTGAAAATATTCCTCATTCTCTTATCCATACCTATGGCGAGCATGTAGGATTGCCAGATGGACAAATGGGAAACTCTGAGGTTGGGCACATGAGTCTAGGAAGTGGGCAAATTATCTATCAAGACTTAGTAAAAATTAATCGTTCTATTCAAGAAAATACATTAAAAGACAATAAGATTTTACAAAATTTTCTTCAAAAAAATAAAAGGATTCATCTTTGTGGTCTGCTTAGTAATGGCGGTGTACATTCCCACATAGAACATTTCATTGCGTTATTAAAAATTGCACAATCCTATCAAAAACAAATATTTTTACATCTTATTGGTGATGGTAGAGATGTATTACCCCAAACACTAAAAACTTTTATCAAACAAATCCTACCTTTTTGTAATCAAAATACCACAATTGCGACTTTAAGTGGAAGATTTTACGCAATGGATAGAGATAAACGCTGGGAAAGAATAAATCAAGCATATCAGGCTATTGCAAATGGAAAAAACTCTACAAAACTCCCTATTTTAGATTATATAGAGCAATCTTATCATCAAGAAATTTATGATGAATTTATCATTCCTGCAAGCTTTCATGATTATACAGGATTTAAAGATGGCGATGGATTTTTATTTAGCAACTTTAGAAGTGATAGAGCTAGAGAAATTATTGAAGCAATTGACAAAAAAGCACCTATTGATTCCCTTAACCCTGCAAAAATTGATATTGTTACCATGACAGAATATGACAAAAACTTTACTTACCCTATTTTATTTTCTAAAGAAAATATCGCAAATTGTCTTGCAAAAATCATTGCAGAGCACCAACTCACACAAGCACATGTCGCAGAAACTGAAAAATACGCACATGTAACCTTTTTCTTTAATGGAGGAATTGAAGAGCCATTTATGGGTGAAACACGCGCACTAATTGCCTCTCCAAAAGTCAAAACCTATGATTTGCAACCTGAAATGAGTGCAAAGGAAGTAGGTGATGCTGTGCTAAATTTTATAAAACAAAAAGTTGATTTTATCGTTGTAAATTTTGCAAATGGTGATATGGTAGGGCACACAGGAAATTATGAAGCCTCTATTAAAGCAGTAGAAGCAGTAGATAAAGAGTTGGGAAGAATCTTTAAAGAAGCAAAAGATAAAGACTATGCTATTATCCTTACAAGCGATCATGGAAATTGTGAAAAAATGCAAGATTCTAATGGTAAAATTCTTACAAATCACACAGTGGGGGATGTTTGGTGTTTTGTTTTTGCAGAGGGTATAAAAACCCTACAAAATGGAAATCTTAGTAATATTGCTCCAAGTGTCTTAAAAATTATGGGGTTACCCATCCCTAAAGAAATGCACTCCCCTCTTTTTTAA